The genomic stretch AAAAAAAGGCATGAATCAGATAGTTTCAGAAGCTTTAGAAGCATATTTTTCTAGTCAAAAATAATCTTAGGGAAAATAAGGTACCTCAGTTCGATGCAAAATGTATGGATAATAGCAAGGTATTAGTTGTTAGGGTATTAGGTAAATAATTGAGGAAAAACTGTTAACAATTGATTTTACTTAGATTAATTTAATCAGATTTGGTATTTTTAGAACCTAAAACCTAAAGCCTAAAACCTACCTACATCAATGATTTTTTCTCGAACTTAGGTAAGGTGGGCATTACCCACCACAAAAAACTGATTTTCTATGAATTTTGAACGGTTAAATTATCTCCAATATTTACAATTCCTTCATTCTGAGCTATCATATTTTGACCGAACATTATGCCATCAGGAGTGTTACGAAAGCTACTAAGAGTTAATAATGGTTCTTTTGTTCGATCGACTTGTCCTGTTTTTTGATCTGTTGTGGTTACGATACAACGACTACAAGGCTTTACTATATCAAAATTGACATTTCCTATCTGAATTTTTTGCCATGTATCTTCAATAAAAGGATCTGAGGTTTCAACTACTATATTAGGGCGAAAACATTCCATTTTTATTACTAATTGATTCGCTGGATATTTTGTTTGTAAATGACGGTTTAGCTCATCTAAAGAACCAGTATTTGTTAATAAAAAAGGAAATCCATCAGAAAAACTTACGGGTTGATTTTCTTGGGTGCTATATTGTCTGTTAATAGGTCTAATATGTTTGTTAGATTGTTGTACTAAGCGACAAGATTTATCTATTTTTAAGGCTTCTGTAAACCAGTTTGCTACCTCATCTCCTTGATCAATAGCTATAGTTGAATCTCTCCAAATATTGACCTCAATTTCTTTTTTATTATCATCAGGAATTAACTCAAACTCTGATATATTAACATTTTCAGTCCTTAAATATAATTTATTTTCGTTTATAGTTACTCTAATAGTTGCTAATTGTGGATGTTGTCTTTGAGTCAAAAATTTGCCATTTTTATCTACTAACATAAATTGTCGATCGTAAAAAGTAGGTTGAAAAAAATCTCGTA from Geminocystis sp. NIES-3709 encodes the following:
- a CDS encoding MOSC domain-containing protein is translated as MKIINLFIYPIKSCQGISLTKAEITPKGLRDFFQPTFYDRQFMLVDKNGKFLTQRQHPQLATIRVTINENKLYLRTENVNISEFELIPDDNKKEIEVNIWRDSTIAIDQGDEVANWFTEALKIDKSCRLVQQSNKHIRPINRQYSTQENQPVSFSDGFPFLLTNTGSLDELNRHLQTKYPANQLVIKMECFRPNIVVETSDPFIEDTWQKIQIGNVNFDIVKPCSRCIVTTTDQKTGQVDRTKEPLLTLSSFRNTPDGIMFGQNMIAQNEGIVNIGDNLTVQNS